The Vibrio tapetis subsp. tapetis genome segment ATCCGACACCACCAATTGACTAACAGGCAGCATCACAATAGAGGCATCATTTTGTGCAGTTGCCTGAGTGTCCAGCGGCGATACGCTGGTCGCGTCTTGACGGTTAGAGGGCGCTGAGATTGGGTTGATTGCGTTCATAGCGGTTTTCCTTTTTGGTTCGTTGAGTATCACTTCGCTTATTGCCTGATTTCATCGACTCAACTTGAAAGACCGCTTTGACAAGGGCGCGAAGCGGCGCAGCCTCCCTTGCAAAGAGGGCGAACGTTGAGAGATTAAGAAATCAGCGCGGGTAAGCAAGTGAGCTCAAATCAAAAAGTAAAACAAAATGAACGAAGCACCTAAACGATGACGCCCTCTTAGCGTAAAGGCGTGAAATAGAGCGGAGTGCGTCGCTTCAGACGCCTAACGACGCGTTTGCGTGAGGGATTGGCTATCTGGAACTTAGAAGCGCATTGAGCTTGCTCAATATGGGCTTCAAGTTAGCGATAGGAGGAGGAACGACGAAAAGCCCGACCGCTTGCGGTCACGCCCTAACGGGAACGGCTGCAGGAAGAGCATAAAGTGTGTTCATTTTGAGCATCAATTGAACCGTTAGAGAGCGATCACAACAGTTAGACCTTTAACTCTAAGAAGGTTTTGCCCCAAAGTGTGTTTCGAACGATGAAACACTGACTTCCCCAAAGCAGCATTTGACTTACTTTTCGTAATACCAGTAACGTGTCTAAAGGGTAACTTGAGATTAGGCTAGATAGTGACTAGTGAATAACTTGATTATTTGACCTAAATCACCCTGAATACACTTGCGATCCCCCTTGTTAAGTACCATAATCAACAAAAATACGTTGATTATGGTGTTTCCGTGTTAATAAAATTTATCTGTAAAAATTTCTACTCTTTTGGCGGTGAGCAAGAAGTATCTTTTGAAGTTGGGAAAAAACCATCAGCTTCCTACTACGACATAAACCTAGACTCTGGTGAGCGTCTGAACAAGGTATTGGCTGTTGTTGGTGCTAATGGTGCTGGTAAAACTCAGTTGTTGCGTCCACTTGCTTTCCTTGGTTCATTTATATCGACTTCTGTGTTCGATTATAAACCATCTGAGAATATCCCATACATGCCACACCGATTGTATACCGATAAGTCTACTGATTTTGAGTTGTACTTCATGCTCGGAGGGGAGCAGTACAAATACAACTTATCGATTACAAAAAACGATGTATTGTTGGAATCACTGTATAAAAAAACAAGTCGTAGCTACTCGTATGTGTTCGTCAGAGAGAGAACTGAGGATGGATACAGCTACAAGCAAAAAGGCTTCGGCTTTTCTGTAGCTCAAGCCAAGAAAGTGAGAAGTAATGTCTCTGTTATTTCAGCAGCATTCCAACAGAGTGTGTCTAACGCATCTAAGTTCTATGAGTACTTTGATAGTTTTATTTTCAATGTGAATATGATGGGGCGCAGACATTTCAATGATGGTGATATTCTGGAAGCGACCGAGTTTTTAAAAAAAGATAGTGGGTTGAAACAGAGATTACATCAAGCTGTCTTTGACTTCGATTTGGGAATTCACGATATTGAATATAAGTCGCAAAAGCTTACAGATGAGAAAGGAGACGAAATAGAGTTTGATTTTCCTTTCGCTATCCATAAGTGCGAAAAAGGTGAATTTACACTCCCACTCTTCGAGGAATCTAGCGGTACTAAAGCTCTTTTTGTAATGCTTCGTAGGGTACTTCCAGTACTACAATATGGTGGTGTTGCTATTTTAGATGAGATTGATAACGACCTCCATCCTCATATGCTCCCAGTCATTCTGAATTGGTTTAAGCACAAAGAGACTAACCAGCATGATGCACAGCTTATCTTTACCTGTCACACACCAGAAGTGCTAAATATACTCAAGAAACACCAAGTCTACCTCGTAGAAAAAGAGTGCCTTGAAAGTGATGCTTGGCGTCTGGATGAAATGGTAGGCATCCGTGCCGATGACAACCTTTACGCTAAGTACCAAGCTGGTGCTCTAGGTGCAGTACCCAACGTATAGGAGTGTTGAAGTTGGCGAAGAAGAAAGTTAGAAAGGCTAATATTGCGTCACTTATCGTCGTTGGTGAAGGTATACACGACAGAGCGTTCTTGAATCACATGAAAGACAACTATGACGGCCGAAAAACTGGCCAAGTAGTTAAAATCGAATCATCAGATGGTGGTTCACCTAGAAATATTCTCATGTCTGCTAAAAAGAGCCAAGAAGCCGCTTACGACAAACGATATGTGTTGATGGATAGTGACGTAGCAATACAACAACAAGATTGGGCGTATGCGGAAAAGCATAAGATTGAAGTGATTTTATCTACACCTGTATGTCTTGAGGGGATGTTGCTTGATGTTCTTGGTGTTAAGCCTGGAACCTGCGGTGACAGCTGTAAAACTAAACTCAAACCTTTTCTTGGTGGCTGCCCTACTCAAAAAACTAGCTACCAAAAATCGTTTTCCAAAGAAGTTTTAGATACTACTGAAAAAGATGCGATTGTTAGTCTTAGAGAATTGATTTCTAATCAAAAATAAATACAAATAGCTTAATTTGTCATTACAAGGATTTACGGACAAAATATCCACCGTCGGGAGATTGTTGCAGAAAACGTTACGGGATCTATTCTAAGCTTTCATGGTTTCAAGATACTTTTTCTTATCTGAAACAACCTTGTTAGATCAAAAAATCTAACAAGGTTTTGTCCAAAAATTAGCTAGAAATTGATCATTGATTAATTTTTATCATGTTCTTGCTCTTCGTAGCTGTGCCACATCATAACTGACCGATCCAAGCGAGTTTGACGTCCTGATGGTTCGATATGAATGGCTGCACAGCCAATCGCCCCACATGGAATAGGTCTCCACAAAATAGAGCGGTTTTTTATCCACGCAGGACACGTTTAAGCGCAAATAGATGTGCGTTTGGTATTCGCTTGACCAATTAATCACATTACAAGATTGGCCGTTGTTATAGATATCAAACCGACGTTTAGGGGTGATCACAGCTTGTTTTTTAAAGTCACGAGCCGTGAGCTCGGAAAGTGCCGCAAAATGAGTAGGCGTTTTCATCGCATGCTTCCTTATTCTTCAATCCAATGGATGAGGGTATACACACTGTTCAATCCTTTTTGACACAAGATTTCTTGCACGTTATTACGCGCGATGGGTTGGCGAACACCACCATGACGTGCTTTTGCTAAGACCCACGCACCAGTCACAAAAATAGGGGGGATGGACTGTTCCATTTTTTTCTCCATGACAATCAGATTAAGAGTTAGGGCTAAGATGCCAGGCGGATATCAAAGTTGAAGCCGCGACAGTAGTAGCGCTCACCCTGCTTTTGAAAACGCAAACCCGGGAAGACGGAGCCATAAGAGGCATACACAATGACTTCTTCACGGCTTTCTCGTAGACGCCACTCACCAAGTCCGATACGGCTATCGAGATCCAGTAAAAGCTCATAGAAGTCATGATGCTGAAACGTTTTCTGTCCGATGCCAGGGAATTGAGTGTTGATGGCCTCCCGGACTCTTTGTTCTTTTAATTGAGCGATATCATCCAATTGCTCAGAACTCTGACCGCGACTGAACATTTTCAGGTGTTGCACGCGCTGCACAATCGCGTGACGCTGTGGTGATAGGGTTGGCGCCGATGGCGCTCCCATTCCCTTAATCGACTGACGCAACGCCTTCACTTGGCAGCGAAGCGCCACTGGCTCTATCGTACGGCTTGATTGTTGTTTCATATGAGCGCCCTCTGGTTAACATTCCGACGTGCCAATCCAGCGACCGTCGCTATCAAAGGCATCCCATGGTTCGGTCGTCGTGTCGTTCTCTTCCCATTGCTCGGCCAGCCCTTCCCAACATGGCTTGATAGACACCGGCTCTTGATCCGTCAGTTGGTTGAGGTAACACTTAACCAGGGCCTCTTTAGGGAGCGCACAAAAGAATTTCGTGGGATGAACATGATCCGTTTGCGCCACAAACTGCATGGCTACCTGCTCGCTCATGTTCCACACGTACTTTTCTAGATACTCAAAAGAGGCCTCATCATTTAAACCTTCACGCTGCGCTAAGATCTGTTTTGAATCGGAGTCAATCAATTGAATGAAGCCCCTTTCGCCCTCGGACAAAGAGACATCATGTTTTGGTGAGCTTTCGTGCTCCAGCGGCGAGACGCTGGTCGCTGTTTGGCATTTAGAGAGAGTTAGGGTTGAGTTTTGTTGCGCCATGGGGAGTTTCCTTTTTGTTTGAGTATCACCTTTCGGAGCCGCTTAGCTGTCCATCGGGCTTTCATGGTTCTCAATAACAAGGGCGCGAAGCGTTCATATACCCTTGTTATTGAGGTTCTGAAAGGTCATGGTTAACAGCTTGCGAGTCCGTAAGGTGATGCGAGTAGAAAGGAAAATCGGCGCATAAAAAACTCGGCCCTTACTCTGTCTTAATGACAGGCAGTGAAAGACAACGAGGAAGAATGACGAGGCGTAGCGAACGCAGTGAGCGGAGGCGTTGGGTGATTGTTCGCAGGAACGCAATGGCACATCGAGCTTTGCTCGATATTCGTGTCATGCGTTATCGCGGGAGGAGCGAAGCGACGGAATGAACGGAGCGAAGCGAGAACGCCCAAGAAAAGGTCAGGATTTGCGAAAATATATCTTAAAAAACAACGCATTGATGCTTGAGTATTCTCAGCCCCTCCTTAGACAAACAGACCTAAACCTAGACCTAGACCAGTATGAGGTGAATAGTAGACAACATTAAGATTCAGAAAAAAGCCACTCATCAGCTTCATTAAACGCTTGCTCAACAATGTTATTTGC includes the following:
- a CDS encoding AAA family ATPase, translated to MLIKFICKNFYSFGGEQEVSFEVGKKPSASYYDINLDSGERLNKVLAVVGANGAGKTQLLRPLAFLGSFISTSVFDYKPSENIPYMPHRLYTDKSTDFELYFMLGGEQYKYNLSITKNDVLLESLYKKTSRSYSYVFVRERTEDGYSYKQKGFGFSVAQAKKVRSNVSVISAAFQQSVSNASKFYEYFDSFIFNVNMMGRRHFNDGDILEATEFLKKDSGLKQRLHQAVFDFDLGIHDIEYKSQKLTDEKGDEIEFDFPFAIHKCEKGEFTLPLFEESSGTKALFVMLRRVLPVLQYGGVAILDEIDNDLHPHMLPVILNWFKHKETNQHDAQLIFTCHTPEVLNILKKHQVYLVEKECLESDAWRLDEMVGIRADDNLYAKYQAGALGAVPNV